The Streptomyces sp. NBC_01689 genome includes a window with the following:
- a CDS encoding acyl carrier protein yields the protein MAHVPWNAKFEDVLRQGLTGLGKDKAPAADVPMEAYGLDSMALIGIVGALESAFRVSLAGQVVIPVHTLTAGQLWGILSAALQPAWDESRPSAAGRRTRDLGPWAVA from the coding sequence ATGGCCCACGTACCGTGGAACGCGAAATTCGAGGACGTACTGCGCCAGGGCCTGACGGGGCTCGGCAAGGACAAGGCGCCCGCGGCCGACGTCCCGATGGAGGCCTACGGGCTGGACTCGATGGCACTCATCGGCATCGTCGGCGCACTGGAGTCGGCGTTCCGGGTCAGCCTGGCCGGCCAGGTCGTCATCCCCGTCCACACGCTGACCGCCGGTCAGCTGTGGGGCATCCTCTCGGCCGCGCTGCAGCCGGCCTGGGACGAGAGCCGCCCCTCGGCAGCCGGCCGGCGCACACGCGACCTGGGCCCCTGGGCCGTCGCCTGA